Genomic window (Dyadobacter fanqingshengii):
GATTTAATATAATGTCACAGCCCAAAGTAGTTTTAGCGTTTAGCGGGGGATTAGATACCTCTTTTTGTGTAAAATATTTAGCCGAAGACAAAGGTTACGAAGTCCATTCGGTTTTGGTTGATACAGGCGGTTTTTCCAATGAAGAACTGAAAACGATTGAGGCCAATGCGTATGCTTTGGGCGTGAAACAACATGCAACGATAACGAAAACAAGCGATTACTATAATGATTGTATCAAATATCTGATCTTCGGAAATATTCTTAAAAACAACACTTATCCCCTTTCTGTAAGCGCTGAGCGCGTTTTTCAGGCAGTGGCGGTTGCGGAGTATGCAAAGGAGATCGGAGCGAATGCAATTGCGCATGGCAGCACCGGCGCCGGAAATGACCAGGTTCGTTTTGATATGGCTTTCCGCATTATTATTCCTGAGGCTGAGATCATTACACCGATCCGCGACCTTAAACTTTCGCGTGAGGCAGAAATTGAATATTTAACTAAAAAAGGTGTTGGCCGCGAATGGGCCAAGGCTGCATATAGCATTAACAAAGGCCTTTGGGGGACATCTGTTGGTGGAAAAGAGACCTTGACTTCTGAACAATATTTGCCGGAATCTGCCTGGCCAACACAGATCACCAAGACCGAACCGGAGAGGATCACGCTTGAATTTGAAAAAGGTGAATTGAAAGGTGTTGCTGGCGAGAAATTTGAAAATGCTGTTGAAGCAATTCAAAAGCTCGCTGCCATTGCCCAGCCGTTCGGGATTGGCCGTGATATCCATGTTGGCGATACAATTATTGGTATTAAAGGACGTGTGGGCTTCGAAGCTGCGGCACCTTTGATCATTATCAAAGCGCACCATACATTAGAAAAACACGTGCTGAGCGAGCAACAGCTTTACTGGAAAGAACAACTTTCAAACTGGTATGGCAGCCTGCTTCATAAAGGTCAGTTTGTAGAGCCGGTCATGCGCAACATCGAAACTTTCCTGACTGATACACAAGCGCATGTTACTGGAAAAGTGCATGTTTATTTGGCTCCTTACCGCTTCCATGTGGAGGGAATTGAATCACCATTTGATTTAATGTCGTCCAAATTCGGCAGCTACGGTGAAATGAACAATGCCTGGACTGGCGACGACGTAAGAGGATTTTCAAAAGTGGCTTCTAACCAGGTGATGATTTACCAAAAGGTGAGCGAGTCAGCGAATAACTAGCAAATGAATAATATTAATATAGGAATTATCGGCGCGGCTGGTTACACAGGCGGCGAGTTGATCAGAATATTACTCAATCACCCGAATGCAGTCATTGCCTTTGCGCACAGCAAAAGTCAGGCTGGAAAACCCATTTATGCGACGCATACGGATTTGTTAGGAGATACGGATCTGACTTTTTCAGGGGACGACATTCAGACTCTTTTGGATCAGGAAAACCTGAATGCTATTTTCCTTTGTTCCGGTCATGGTGAATCTCAAAAGTTTCTTACTGAGAACGCTGTCCCGGCAAATGTAAAGATCATTGACCTAAGCACCGATTTCCGTGATGAATCCAATGGCTTTGTTTACGGATTACCCGAGTTGCAACGGGAAACGATCAGGACAGCGACTAAAATTGCAAATCCAGGTTGCTTTGCCACAAGCATTGAGCTGGCGATTTTGCCGTTGGCCCAGGTTGGATTGATCAAAGATGACATTCACATAAGCGCCGTTACAGGAAGCACGGGCGCAGGTCAGTCGTTGAGTGCGACAACGCATTTTAGCTGGAGAAGCAACAACATCTCCATTTATAAAGCATTCACGCATCAGCATTTGACAGAGATCAAAATGAGTTTGGGCAAATTACAGCCTGGTTTTAACAAAGCCATCAACTTCGTCCCTTACCGTGGCGATTACACGCGTGGCATTATGGCGAATGTGTATACGGCGTTCGAAGGCACATTGGAAGAAGCAAAAAGCATTTACAAAAGCTTTTACACCACGCATCCGTTTACGCACATTAGCGACGCGCCGATTGACTTAAAGCAGGTTGTAAACACTAATAAGTGCTTCATCAACCTGGAAGTGCACGACGGGCAATTACTGATCACAAGCATCATTGATAACCTGACAAAAGGCGCCTCAGGACAAGCTGTACAGAACATGAACCTTGCATTTGGCTTGCCGGAAGATGCTGGATTGAAGTTGAAAGCGCCGGCGTTTTGATTTGTTAACACCCATTTTGAAGACATAAAAATT
Coding sequences:
- the argC gene encoding N-acetyl-gamma-glutamyl-phosphate reductase, whose translation is MNNINIGIIGAAGYTGGELIRILLNHPNAVIAFAHSKSQAGKPIYATHTDLLGDTDLTFSGDDIQTLLDQENLNAIFLCSGHGESQKFLTENAVPANVKIIDLSTDFRDESNGFVYGLPELQRETIRTATKIANPGCFATSIELAILPLAQVGLIKDDIHISAVTGSTGAGQSLSATTHFSWRSNNISIYKAFTHQHLTEIKMSLGKLQPGFNKAINFVPYRGDYTRGIMANVYTAFEGTLEEAKSIYKSFYTTHPFTHISDAPIDLKQVVNTNKCFINLEVHDGQLLITSIIDNLTKGASGQAVQNMNLAFGLPEDAGLKLKAPAF
- a CDS encoding argininosuccinate synthase — protein: MSQPKVVLAFSGGLDTSFCVKYLAEDKGYEVHSVLVDTGGFSNEELKTIEANAYALGVKQHATITKTSDYYNDCIKYLIFGNILKNNTYPLSVSAERVFQAVAVAEYAKEIGANAIAHGSTGAGNDQVRFDMAFRIIIPEAEIITPIRDLKLSREAEIEYLTKKGVGREWAKAAYSINKGLWGTSVGGKETLTSEQYLPESAWPTQITKTEPERITLEFEKGELKGVAGEKFENAVEAIQKLAAIAQPFGIGRDIHVGDTIIGIKGRVGFEAAAPLIIIKAHHTLEKHVLSEQQLYWKEQLSNWYGSLLHKGQFVEPVMRNIETFLTDTQAHVTGKVHVYLAPYRFHVEGIESPFDLMSSKFGSYGEMNNAWTGDDVRGFSKVASNQVMIYQKVSESANN